Below is a genomic region from Prunus persica cultivar Lovell chromosome G3, Prunus_persica_NCBIv2, whole genome shotgun sequence.
AATATGCTTCTTACTGTGGAGGAtgtaaaacccaaaatttgtCCTATGAGGCACAAGTCAAAGCTAAGGAGCACCAAGTTCATGAGTTGATCATACATTTTGGAAAGTTTTCTCAGACAGAACTGGAATTGCAAAGCATCATGAAGCCCATTGTTCCCTGTGAAATCCAGTTTCATTACAGGAATAAGGCTAGTGCATAACATAAACCATGTTAAATTTTTTGCTCATTCAGCTACATGCAATGGCCACAATGTTTTTCCTCTTACTTTTATATCAGCTTCAGAAAACATTACTCATATTAGCTAGCACAGCCTGCTTATTTCTATTTATCAAAGTTAACTTTAATAATCAAAGCACCAGAGTGCTGTATTCTGCTGTAGCATGTACATCTCTGCATATTCTTAACTTTACCTTGCAATCCActctaaaacaaatttttaagaATTTTGAAGTCTTTTGTGCTATGCAATTACTTTTCTCTTTAGCAAAGTATATCAATATTTATTGTTACTTAAAAATATCTTTTGATATTTCCCCCCTTTTTTTGCAGATGGAGTTCTCATTTGGTTCTAAAAAATGGTTACCTAGAGAATCATTAATGGACAGGCAAGATGGAAGTGACAACTATGCCCTGGGACTGCATGCTCCTGGTTTCTTCGATAGGGTTCTAAATGTTGACAAGTGCTTATTGCAAAGTGAGCCGGCCAATATGGTATATTTCCTGTGCAGTTTTACTTTCTGAGGCCTTTGTGTTATTAAATGTAGAaaatatttggattttttttccctccctTGAGATTCTTTGTCTTGCGTATACCATTAAACTCAAGGGTCCCTTTTTCaacatttcttttgcttttgatgTCACTCTACTAGTGAATGATGTCGAACGTTTATGAAAGATCACTGTTCGTAGTAGGTAATGTATGAGACCTAAATTTTTCACTGGAGTCTATTAACATTTCATGCTCATGAAGGAGTTTATGGAAAGAGTTGCCTTCCAGTTACTCCtgagaagaggaaaaaaaatctgcTAGGGGGAccaaaaaatgacaatcaATGCCTCTCTCAACAGTAGGAATTTATGTAATTAATACCtgtaaaaagataatatagtTTCTTAAGGTTTATTCTTGTGTATCCCACTAGCATAATCTCCACATAATAATTTGTATGTGGGCACAAGcacaatgcagtttccaatcAAGGATTCATTGTCTTCTGTAGCTGTATACTAGAAATCTCACATTGTCAAGTGGGCAGGTTGTAACAtgtaaaattttcaaagatGTCACAACTTTTCCTCTTTGTCTACTTTAAGCTTCATTTATTGgctgtatattttattagtGTCAGTAAATTGTACCATCCTGCTTCAGTGACTTGCATTGCTGATGTATAGGTTCTTGCCGCCGTTCAAGACTGTTGGAGAGATCCACAGTTAGGTCTATCTCCTTATGATGTTTATTCTCATGTTGGATTTCTTAAGCATCTAATGCTAAGAACTGGAAGGTACTGCAAGTTGTATGATGTCCCATAATCTGTTTTCCTTATAAATGCATATGTCATACACCTGTGTAAGCAGGCTGTAGGTCTTGTACTAACATAAGAAGCTACTAATATGCATGAGTATACTTGCAACTTATGGAATCCTCTGTTTGTGTGCACTCTTGCGCGTGTGTAAGCAAATTGTAGTTCTCATACTCACGAAGGAAGCCACTCATTTGTACACATGTACTTGCAATTTATGAATCCTCTTCCATGATTCAAATATAACTTTTCATGGGTAGTGgtaggaagaaagaaagggaaaaaataaaagagaaaatgaaaagaattgGAAAATGAGTGTGGGGCATGAACAGAGATTTCTACCCTTCAAATGGCGCTTTATAGGAGAGTCTGGGCAAATACCAAGTTTTTGAATATAATCAGACGATGCTGAATTGGAAATGTTTACTCTACAACTCAAGCCATAATCATGTAGATGAAGAAACAGAGGAAGAATTGAAATACTTTATTTCCCTTTGAGTACATTTGTTGGAGGCTGTATTGTATGTGTATTTTTAACATGGAGacattctttaaaaaatgtaaCTATACCCATCAGATTTTATGATAGCTTGAAGATACGTAACATTTCTGTAGTTTACTAGTAGTTTTGTGCACATACCTGTCACTTCCTGCAGGACCTCTGTAGGGTAATTTTTATATCATATAGTGATTTAAATTTTAGTTATATATTATTGTCTGTGAGCTCATGAAgatcaaattttcatattaagtAGTGGCTGTGATTTGTGTTCCAGGAATGTGAAGACTGGTATTCCTGAACTTATGGTTAATTTTGTGACCTCATCTTACAAGCCAGAACTGCTTCAGCCTCTTCTTGGAAAGATATCAGCTATCCCTGAAGTGGTTTGTATGGCCaatgtttaaattaattggtAGTGGATATAACATAGGAACAATTAATTGAACGAGGTTATAATCTATTTCAGCTTTCCagtcaaattgaaaaaattgagatCAGTTCTCAGAATGATGCCTTGCGTGGTACTAAGTTTCTTGGCTTGCTTCCTGTGTATTATGGGTTCAGTTGACTGAACCCATTTTGTCCACAGACTGGAAACTTGTGAATGTCCGTTGCATGGTGAAAACAGTTGTTGTTTTATATGAATGATAAAACCAGTAAAACGGCCTTTGTTATTGAACATATTTAAATTGATAATCTGgttctgtttgtttgtttgtttgttttttttgctttttctatgAGTGCTGCAGTAGCTTGCTACTTAGTTTGGTGCATGTCAAAAGAAAGTCAGTGAACTGATTATACATGTGATAGAATATTTTCATTGTCACAAGAACTCATTAGCTTGCATCTAAGGTTGGCAATCTGCATTAGAGGAATTGTTGTAACTTTCTACTAATTCCTagttttttgttgcttttaaTCCTTCAGTGACCATGACTCACAATGCTGATTGTTTATACACTTTTTTGTGTCATTGTGTTTGCTAATGCTCTCTTGTTGGGAAGCcccaatttcttttcttttttttaagattGTGCAGCTACTGTACCATATAAGATACCTAGAACAATTGTAGCATTTCATTTTTGACTGTCTCCTAAAAAGCtatattttgattaataaGATATCAATTCTAGCtttttttgttccaaaaaaaaaaaaaaaaacaaacaaaaaacaaaaacgaaagGTATGTGAAAATGGTATGCATTTTACTCCTGAATCATGTTTGCATTTGTCGTCATATCTCTTATTGTCAGTCTATcgttcaattatttttttctactCATCAATTCgtacttaattttttatcctttaatttttttagtctCTTAAGTCATCTTCTTATGACTGATAGGTAAGTATCATGAACAATGTAAATACTTCTGTTGGTAACACATCTCTTGGGGAGATGGAATACACTTTGTATGGCAAATCTAGCATCACGGAGAACTTAAGAGGGCTTACCTTTCAAATATCGGCAAACTCGTTCTTCCAAACAAATACTCACCAGGTACGCAATGTGACAGAAATTTAACGCCTCATCAGCTGATGCTTGCTTTCATATTGAATTGCTTGATACTTTCCCTGTGAATACTATCCGTGAAATTAAATGTCAAAAATCTTTAAATGCTTTAGGCAGAGGTTTTATATAAACTCATAGAAGATTGTGCTGGTCTCAGAGGAGATGGCTCAGAGGTTGTTCTTGACCTGTTTTGTGGGACTGGCACCATTGGTCTGACACTCGCCAGAAGGTAATTGTCTACTgttcattttttataaatgttgTATTCAAGTATGACATTTTGCTTTGCCTGATTGGTGCAGGGCCAAACATGTTTATGGATATGAAATAATTCCTCAAGCCATTGCAGATGCTTGTCTGAATGCCAAGCTGAATGGCATCCAGAATGCCACATTTATTCAAGGGGATCttaacaaaattgatgaaAGTTTTGGGAACAATTTTCCTAAGCCCGACATAGTTATTTCAGGTTATGTTTTTCTTACTGCCTTAATTCATCTAGGCGCACTAATCTTTTGGACCAAATAATAAACCTTCTGTTCTTCAAATGAATTTGAAGCATAGGAAATATGTTTACGATTAATGATAAGCTTTATGATTAACGATGCaaaatgattttgaaaaaaacaagaaatacgTTTATGGCTAACAAT
It encodes:
- the LOC18781945 gene encoding uncharacterized protein LOC18781945; translation: MATMPGHGLRHVTTMRPWLRTFRSSTSLASLPSHFTEDSEQAQPKTDKPSSYFPKRGQTLELVCESLAFKGKGMCKVADTGFVVMCDRALPGERFIGRVTRRKGNYAEVIKVKTISPHWDFVDAPCEYASYCGGCKTQNLSYEAQVKAKEHQVHELIIHFGKFSQTELELQSIMKPIVPCEIQFHYRNKMEFSFGSKKWLPRESLMDRQDGSDNYALGLHAPGFFDRVLNVDKCLLQSEPANMVLAAVQDCWRDPQLGLSPYDVYSHVGFLKHLMLRTGRNVKTGIPELMVNFVTSSYKPELLQPLLGKISAIPEVVSIMNNVNTSVGNTSLGEMEYTLYGKSSITENLRGLTFQISANSFFQTNTHQAEVLYKLIEDCAGLRGDGSEVVLDLFCGTGTIGLTLARRAKHVYGYEIIPQAIADACLNAKLNGIQNATFIQGDLNKIDESFGNNFPKPDIVISDPNRPGMHMKLIRFLLKLKAQRIVYVSCNPATCARDLDYLCHGVTEKGIEGCYKLKSIQPVDMFPHTPHIECVCLLELS